One Granulicella sp. 5B5 DNA window includes the following coding sequences:
- a CDS encoding ABC transporter ATP-binding protein, with protein MALDTLDPTVPDHTEHRTGSNADGPHDGDVIVTNNLWKTYEMGDQLVHALRGVDIRIRHNEYVAIMGPSGSGKSTLMNLLGCLDSPSEGQYWLNGHDVSSLNDDELARIRNKEIGFVFQTFNLLARATALHNVELPLIYNGTPAAARIERAKHVLESVNLGSRMMHKPNELSGGQRQRVAIARALVNNPSIILADEPTGNLDSKTSVEIMALFDELQARGNTIILVTHEPDIAEFAHRIISIRDGSVESDGPSNRMRHSQQ; from the coding sequence ATGGCCCTCGACACTCTCGACCCAACCGTTCCCGACCATACTGAGCACCGCACAGGCAGCAACGCCGACGGCCCGCATGACGGCGATGTGATCGTGACGAACAACCTGTGGAAGACCTACGAGATGGGCGACCAGCTAGTGCATGCGCTGCGGGGCGTGGACATCCGCATCCGTCATAACGAGTACGTGGCGATCATGGGGCCGTCAGGCTCGGGCAAGTCGACGCTGATGAACCTGCTGGGCTGCCTGGACTCGCCGAGCGAGGGCCAGTACTGGTTGAACGGGCACGATGTTTCGAGCCTGAACGACGATGAACTGGCGCGCATCCGCAACAAGGAGATCGGGTTCGTCTTCCAGACGTTCAACCTGCTGGCGCGCGCGACTGCGCTGCACAACGTGGAACTGCCGCTGATCTACAACGGCACGCCGGCAGCGGCGCGGATCGAACGGGCGAAGCATGTGCTGGAGAGCGTGAACCTGGGCAGCCGCATGATGCACAAGCCGAATGAACTCTCTGGCGGCCAGCGGCAGCGTGTGGCGATTGCGCGGGCGCTGGTGAACAACCCGTCGATCATTCTGGCCGACGAGCCCACGGGCAACCTGGATTCGAAGACGTCGGTGGAGATTATGGCGCTGTTCGACGAGTTGCAGGCGCGCGGCAACACGATCATCCTGGTGACGCATGAGCCGGACATCGCGGAGTTCGCACACCGCATCATCTCGATCCGCGACGGCTCGGTGGAGTCCGATGGGCCGAGCAACCGGATGCGGCATAGCCAACAGTAA
- a CDS encoding efflux RND transporter periplasmic adaptor subunit codes for MNGKKILFLVLGLVAIVGLVVGTWLHSRSNVLAVTTAKAVREDLDANVSGTGQIRPKTFVNVGATAFGRITHLYVKEGDHVKAGDILAKVESVQPEATVSAQKAAIQASETDINSYIAAEKTAVANVSEAKADLQQKQLDYTRAKELYQDQLIAKQDYDAKVAAYNMSEATLQQRNAAVAQALAQTASARGHMDQAVASQRANYDSLDKTVSRAPFDGLVTNVPVREGETVVVGIQNAEGSTLMTLADMSVITAEVKVDETDIVNVALGQPADVTVDALPGRVFKGHVTEVGDQALLRTTGQATSTSTTGTEEAKDFKVVVTLDGIRDNGTQIPDQLRPGLSCTAKITTAHKPDTLTIPIQALVERDAAKEAELFKNNGKVSPTAAPTDPGKAVPLVQGVYLLVDEKNRLRVKFVPVTTGVTGTTDIQVLSGLKPGDELVTGRYKTLRILKSGLAVKRDNSIAAPIVDDSTS; via the coding sequence ATGAACGGAAAGAAAATCCTCTTTTTAGTCCTGGGTCTGGTCGCGATCGTCGGCCTGGTCGTCGGAACGTGGCTGCATAGCCGGTCGAATGTGCTGGCGGTGACGACGGCGAAGGCTGTGCGCGAGGACCTCGACGCGAATGTGAGCGGCACCGGGCAGATCCGTCCGAAGACGTTTGTGAACGTCGGCGCGACTGCGTTTGGGCGGATCACGCACCTGTATGTGAAGGAAGGCGACCACGTGAAGGCCGGCGACATCCTGGCCAAGGTGGAGAGCGTGCAGCCGGAGGCGACGGTGTCGGCACAGAAGGCGGCGATCCAGGCGTCGGAGACAGACATCAACTCGTACATTGCGGCGGAGAAGACCGCGGTAGCGAACGTGTCCGAGGCCAAGGCGGACCTGCAGCAGAAGCAACTGGACTACACGCGCGCCAAGGAGTTGTACCAGGACCAGTTGATCGCCAAACAGGACTATGACGCGAAGGTGGCGGCCTACAACATGTCCGAGGCGACGCTGCAGCAGCGCAATGCGGCAGTGGCGCAGGCACTGGCGCAGACAGCATCCGCTCGCGGGCATATGGACCAGGCCGTGGCCAGTCAGCGGGCGAACTACGACTCGTTGGACAAGACGGTCAGCCGCGCGCCGTTCGATGGACTGGTGACGAACGTGCCGGTGCGCGAGGGCGAGACAGTGGTTGTGGGCATCCAGAACGCGGAGGGCTCCACACTGATGACGCTGGCCGATATGAGCGTGATTACGGCCGAGGTGAAGGTGGATGAGACCGACATCGTGAACGTGGCGCTGGGGCAGCCTGCCGATGTGACGGTGGACGCTCTGCCGGGCAGGGTCTTCAAAGGACATGTAACCGAGGTAGGCGACCAGGCGCTGCTGCGCACGACCGGACAGGCGACCTCGACCTCAACGACTGGCACCGAAGAGGCGAAGGACTTCAAGGTAGTGGTAACGCTGGACGGCATCAGGGACAATGGGACGCAGATCCCTGACCAGCTGCGGCCGGGCCTCTCCTGCACGGCGAAGATCACGACGGCGCACAAGCCGGATACGCTGACAATCCCCATCCAAGCACTCGTGGAGCGGGACGCGGCAAAGGAGGCGGAGCTGTTCAAGAACAACGGCAAGGTTTCCCCGACAGCAGCACCGACCGACCCAGGTAAGGCTGTTCCGCTGGTGCAGGGCGTGTATCTGCTGGTGGACGAGAAGAACCGCCTGCGGGTGAAGTTTGTGCCTGTGACGACCGGCGTAACCGGCACGACGGACATCCAGGTGCTCTCCGGATTGAAGCCCGGCGATGAGCTTGTGACGGGCCGGTATAAGACGCTTCGTATTCTGAAGAGCGGTCTGGCTGTGAAGCGTGACAACAGTATTGCCGCACCGATTGTTGACGACAGCACCAGCTAA
- a CDS encoding GWxTD domain-containing protein, with translation MNSPNRTFLLAGIALVSFTCTGFIAQAQDQAPAAVVQQPGQQQTVQDNGSVVKVPPTPEKPDPLKRRLSDREERERVKNTRAELKGEYKKWLDEDVRWIITDEEAKAFKSLSNDEERDQFIEQFWLRRNPNPDSPDNEYKDEHYARIAYANEHFAAGKPGWMTDRGHIYIAYGKPDSIDSHPSGGSYDRPMEEGGGNTSTFPFEVWHYRYLAGIGDNIDIEFVDTCMCGDYHATIDRSEKDALKHVPGAGLTQYEEEGQAKKADRFSGGGLEQLGNGPLASSQQSKQFDRLDTFAKLFAPPPIKFADLDQFLASEKILTGPPFLFDVRTDYVKLTNETVMVPVTLEIRNGDITYTTKDGDSKGVVNILGRVSTMTHRVVQTFEDTVTVETPSDLLQRTKNNQSVYWKALPLPPGRYKVEIAIKDVNNPDHVGVWRRSVDVPKYDDDRLASSSLILASSMERVPTKDVGAGNFVIGNTKVIPRVPATISTPVVFHRGQNLNFWMQVYNLGINDSKKNDATIEYQVLDLATNKQILDMSELASKMNPNADQVTLEKSMPLASLDPGRYQVTIKVNDGVTKQAIAQSAPFIVEQ, from the coding sequence ATGAACTCACCGAATCGTACCTTTTTACTCGCTGGCATTGCGCTGGTTAGCTTCACCTGCACCGGGTTCATCGCCCAGGCGCAGGACCAGGCACCTGCCGCAGTGGTGCAGCAGCCCGGCCAGCAGCAGACGGTGCAGGACAACGGCTCGGTCGTCAAGGTTCCACCCACCCCGGAGAAGCCCGACCCCCTGAAGCGCCGCCTCTCCGACCGCGAGGAGCGTGAGCGTGTCAAGAACACCCGCGCAGAGCTCAAGGGTGAGTACAAGAAGTGGCTCGACGAGGATGTCCGCTGGATCATCACCGACGAGGAGGCCAAGGCCTTCAAGAGCCTCTCCAACGACGAGGAGCGCGATCAGTTCATCGAGCAGTTCTGGCTCCGCCGCAACCCCAATCCCGACTCTCCCGACAACGAGTACAAGGACGAGCACTACGCCCGCATCGCCTACGCGAACGAGCACTTCGCCGCCGGCAAGCCCGGCTGGATGACCGATCGCGGCCACATCTACATCGCCTACGGCAAGCCCGACTCCATCGACTCCCACCCCTCCGGCGGCAGCTACGACCGTCCCATGGAAGAGGGCGGCGGCAACACCTCTACCTTCCCGTTTGAAGTGTGGCACTACCGCTATCTTGCCGGCATCGGCGACAACATCGACATTGAGTTTGTCGACACCTGCATGTGCGGCGACTACCACGCCACCATCGACCGCTCCGAGAAGGACGCCCTCAAGCACGTCCCGGGCGCCGGCCTCACCCAGTACGAAGAGGAAGGCCAAGCCAAGAAGGCTGACCGCTTCTCCGGCGGCGGCCTTGAGCAGCTTGGCAACGGTCCGCTCGCCTCCAGCCAGCAGAGCAAGCAGTTTGACCGCCTCGACACCTTCGCCAAGCTCTTCGCCCCCCCGCCGATCAAGTTCGCCGACCTCGACCAGTTCCTCGCCTCGGAGAAGATCCTCACCGGCCCGCCGTTCCTCTTTGATGTCCGCACCGACTATGTCAAGCTGACCAACGAGACTGTCATGGTGCCAGTCACTCTCGAGATCCGCAACGGAGACATCACCTACACCACCAAGGACGGCGACTCCAAGGGAGTCGTCAATATCCTCGGCCGTGTCAGCACCATGACCCACCGCGTTGTCCAGACATTCGAGGATACGGTTACGGTCGAAACCCCCAGCGACCTGCTGCAACGCACCAAGAACAATCAGTCGGTCTACTGGAAGGCATTGCCGTTGCCCCCGGGCCGTTACAAGGTCGAGATCGCCATCAAGGACGTCAACAACCCCGATCACGTCGGCGTCTGGAGACGCAGTGTGGACGTGCCCAAGTATGACGATGACCGCCTTGCATCCTCTTCGCTCATCCTCGCCAGCTCCATGGAGCGTGTGCCCACCAAGGACGTAGGCGCCGGCAACTTCGTCATCGGCAACACCAAGGTCATTCCTCGCGTTCCGGCTACGATTTCTACCCCGGTCGTCTTCCATCGCGGTCAGAACCTGAACTTCTGGATGCAGGTCTACAACCTCGGCATCAACGACAGCAAGAAGAACGACGCGACCATCGAATACCAGGTGCTTGACCTCGCAACCAACAAGCAGATTCTCGATATGTCCGAGTTAGCGTCCAAGATGAACCCCAACGCCGATCAGGTCACGCTGGAGAAGAGCATGCCACTCGCCAGTCTCGATCCGGGCCGTTATCAGGTCACCATCAAGGTCAATGACGGGGTCACCAAGCAGGCCATCGCCCAGAGCGCCCCGTTCATCGTCGAGCAGTAA